In a single window of the Anguilla rostrata isolate EN2019 chromosome 6, ASM1855537v3, whole genome shotgun sequence genome:
- the casp8ap2 gene encoding CASP8-associated protein 2 isoform X2 yields MEQGFLDHMYGDLGSGHLESPVAHDDDSVDIYSGLDNSPRISLTAEKSCTPFSPRRLKDSMDLYEEIIKEEQQEKEATCNELKTKLDAAQNHVKELLQKLEQIQLQNTSLQTQNMCLKKNICALFKTARMEILRKDDEISRLTQRGGRGGYCPSFTRSQNNFQRNQDSSQNSAPTHNPAARPENQRSRVNGVPKGLPKTHTQARSVSLHPEPLVTSLVTTASSENSRSARTDSGVPDSLSDSDVTSSDRDPNILQTPKQKGLIQQTCKSYLENNDKQKDFRMQTVNSLDKSRKSQRSEVGDHQDHRGALDASKEKKLNSREKSGKESKQSEKDCMNSSRARHQASYSELHRNLERGKSPPHQRNHSPTTGSSYRTASSSHSQKMRYRDIEPPAKGINRESRSGEVEPSAKSSSQESRSGDVEPSAKISRRESRSRDMEPPAKISSHKSRHSHSRDRGEQNALMSFGREGKHSISDQGRLTNKSSASSHKGSGSPMREHCRKEERSREERNCNRERKGYVTDKNTDYERNKGKDTDKRLRDSNRKVEEIKDKVLQSNVCSKNGTQTTPNTLTTSTDCSDLVKKGQEARKGQAQHLALVLAKVPVNNGVEPESSVGHEAGDKILPEEGNRNRKLSFMETLNLTLSPVKKSRLSSECKEQESGQYEDIPEGPHEETSQFNLEEEFCVIDELDSNEISKEMDEVFEAPAANSSEICEAEKGQGPLPELELNNVEKENERSKEEGLVKTHISSMKTKCDSKSIVDENTVLQSADRKLPTASVDQRSKLTTSQEPIDSQGSGSTSEMVDGDVMTALLAESLNSATEGLTGASVVHTVQMTDDIHMCSSNSEGRTSLECESPSVKSVESVAHDPAIVCVANCSPDSGNNAQLECQKIRLAVLPESISQDAATSVPVNTHPRGDRTGEEACDVSTDAVSSTVSIEVVSQSTDSVVPSIVETVVISSTEAEKYIEKSVTNRNLTTPQSAEMPKVSSTFRDETVQSEQGRSGSLQVAPDCCISEPDSTEDEEWNNRTEPSSSVPLGHDEDSMMLTLKNIQLIPEAISPLTSPIRPVKKSLPHCSGNAQHVRSLSKDFSSLTGVRRMDVNKENEKPHCSSTQFPPADSNQTLPSPSSRSEDDNELEEGEIVSDSEEEEPPVIPSPQLRKTQTVTASKMQPSPKSPRLAKKQAQKAAAISQGHSGMKNKTTSTPNNSPSSNKKHKTVLPLLPKTDPSSISDVMDMLKLIQTHLRKKYMKFHKNLPKKLFSSIIDMSLCSFTDFVNNVSFSKFCSLESILKPKLNRIISVTMSKISNNGIVNRIFEQQSPSLKKKLWTFVEEQFEFLFREIQTALTSLCNPAEVRHFSKTENKVERNREKKVSKVAAKPPVTTVPTLKKKAAEVDLVDVSGVQNKVKPPTITPHRTGLGSRGKNLKMNREEDDQPSEAQDLPSSHSPSKTALSHSKNSSSGEKSATFVRRLSHSSVQDKSDFEILTEQQASSLTFNLVTDSQMGEIFKCLLQGSDLLENSVSIGDAHCWPVGTPRKDTSGGESSLVVMTPNKTTLTPSKVIATWSTISPCKLSSPNPKMHIPLNPAILDESCLLEVPSSSLPFCKETPSSTVPSQRSYSVLAEDLAVSLTIPSPLKSDGHLSFLHPEGTEPTSAPESVISAHYSEDALMDGEDATEQDIHLALDSDNSSAGSSGCRNWEDAAAAAVPTFQFKPHLPMQAVVMEKSNDHFIVRIRHTSTSIATSPDQNATSSEKESQKVVGARVESMGSAHSIPDTSPNGIVPGQSQRPASCENPELHLQCEVPLKNSLSGSSPPGKTVNCPDVNAAHSHEEPVEPPPTNSEIAESASPSELVIMAEEGGASKKSCVIRKKRKKHHSQPRAKRVKMEHTQEKAHKQRKKNSSSGSKNKGIGTPRKKRNKTKSPPLSPNSLSAKNVIRKKGEVVVTWTRDEDRDILIELKKKGASPDTFTALSAKMNKPPALIAERFFQLMKLFKKKEKMDS; encoded by the exons ATGGAGCAAGGCTTTTTGGACCATATGTATGGGGATCTTGGCTCTGGACATTTGG aatcTCCTGTGGCCCACGATGATGATTCGGTGGATATTTACTCTGGCCTGGACAACAGTCCCAGGATCAGCCTAACTGCAG agAAATCTTGCACACCCTTCTCACCTAGAAGACTAAAAGATTCTATGGATTTATATGAAGAAATAATcaaagaggagcagcaggaaAAAGAAGCTACTTGCAATGAG CTTAAGACCAAATTGGATGCAGCACAAAACCATGTGAAAGAATTGCTGCAAAAGCTAGAGCAAATTCAACTGCAG aACACAAGTTTGCAGACACAAAATATGTGTCTCAAGAAGAACATATGTGCTCTCTTTAAAACTGCCCGGATGGAGATTTTGCGGAAGGATGACGAGATAAGCAGGCTTACTCAAAG AGGTGGAAGGGGTGGATATTGTCCATCTTTCACTCGATCACAGAATAATTTCCAGAGGAACCAAGATTCCAGCCAGAATTCTGCGCCAACCCATAATCCAGCTGCACGGCCCGAAAATCAACGCTCAAGGGTGAACGGTGTTCCAAAGGGACTTCCtaaaactcacacacaggccagaagTGTCAGCTTGCACCCTGAACCCCTGGTTACTTCTCTTGTGACAACTGCCTCTTCTGAAAATTCAAGATCCGCAAGAACTGACTCTGGGGTTCCCGATAGTCTCAGTGATTCAGATGTTACCAGTAGCGACAGAGATCCTAATATTCTACAAACTCCCAAACAAAAGGGTCTGATCCAGCAAACTTGCAAATCATATCTGGAGAATAATGACAAACAGAAAGATTTTAGAATGCAAACTGTCAATTCCCTGGACAAAAGCAGAAAGTCCCAACGTTCTGAGGTAGGGGACCACCAAGACCACCGTGGTGCCTTGGATGCcagcaaagaaaagaaattgaATAGTAGGGAGAAGTCTGGCAAAGAAAGCAAGCAGTCTGAAAAGGATTGCATGAACTCCAGCCGAGCCAGGCACCAGGCCTCGTACTCAGAGCTTCACAGGAATTTGGAGAGGGGCAAAAGCCCTCCACATCAGAGGAACCATAGTCCAACAACAGGCAGTTCATACCGCACAGCCTCCAGTTCTCACTCACAAAAAATGAGGTACAGAGACATAGAGCCACCTGCTAAGGGCATCAATCGAGAGAGCAGGTCCGGAGAAGTGGAGCCATCAGCCAAGAGCAGCAGTCAAGAGAGCAGGTCTGGAGACGTGGAGCCATCAGCTAAGATCAGCAGACGAGAGAGCAGGTCCAGAGACATGGAGCCACCAGCCAAGATCAGCAGTCACAAGAGCAGGCACAGTCATAGCCGGGACAGGGGTGAACAAAATGCCCTTATGTCCTTTGGCAGAGAAGGAAAGCACTCCATCTCTGACCAGGGCAGGCTCACAAACAAGTCAAGTGCTTCCAGCCACAAGGGGTCAGGAAGTCCCATGAGAGAACATTgcagaaaagaggagaggagtcGAGAGGAGCGGAATTgtaacagagaaagaaaaggctATGTAACAGATAAGAACACGGATTATGagagaaataaaggaaaagaCACCGATAAAAGGCTGAGGGACAGTAACAGAAAAGTTGAGGAGATAAAGGACAAAGTATTACAGAGCAATGTCTGTTCAAAGAATGGCACGCAAACCACTCCTAACACTTTAACTACTTCCACTGACTGCAGTGACCTGGTCAAAAAAGGTCAGGAGGCCAGAAAAGGTCAGGCCCAACACCTTGCACTAGTCCTGGCTAAGGTGCCAGTGAATAATGGTGTGGAACCAGAATCTTCAGTAGGGCATGAAGCAGGTGATAAAATCCTCCCTGAAGAAGGCAATCGAAATAGAAAGTTAAGTTTCATGGAAACACTCAATCTTACTTTGTCCCCAGTTAAAAAATCAAGGCTGTCCTCAGAATGCAAGGAACAAGAAAGTGGCCAGTATGAAGATATTCCGGAAGGTCCACATGAGGAGACCAGCCAGTTTAATTTAGAAGAGGAATTTTGTGTGATCGATGAGTTGGACAGTAATGAAATTTCTAAAGAAATGGACGAGGTCTTTGAAGCACCAGCAGCAAACAGTTCTGAAATCTGTGAGGCAGAAAAAGGTCAAGGGCCACTCCCAGAACTAGAGCTTAACAAtgttgaaaaggaaaatgaacgGAGCAAGGAGGAAGGTCTAGTTAAGACACACATTTCTAGCATGAAGACAAAATGCGATTCAAAAAGCATTGTAGATGAAAATACAGTCCTTCAAAGTGCTGACCGTAAATTGCCAACTGCCTCTGTAGATCAGCGCTCCAAACTTACCACATCACAGGAGCCCATTGACAGCCAGGGGTCTGGCTCTACATCAGAAATGGTTGATGGTGATGTAATGACAGCTCTGCTGGCAGAGTCTCTAAATAGTGCTACAGAAGGCCTTACTGGGGCTTCTGTGGTTCACACGGTACAAATGACAGATGACATCCACATGTGCAGCTCCAACAGTGAAGGGAGAACCTCTTTGGAGTGTGAATCCCCGTCAGTTAAATCTGTAGAGTCTGTGGCCCATGATCCAGCTATTGTCTGTGTGGCAAATTGTTCTCCTGACAGTGGCAACAATGCCCAATTGGAGTGCCAGAAGATTCGGCTTGCTGTCCTGCCCGAGTCCATTAGCCAAGATGCAGCCACCTCTGTTCCTGTCAATACGCATCCTAGGGGTGACCGAACTGGTGAAGAAGCTTGTGATGTGTCCACAGATGCTGTGTCTAGCACTGTTAGTATAGAGGTGGTTTCTCAGAGTACCGACAGTGTTGTCCCTAGTATTGTGGAAACAGTAGTGATTTCCAGCACAGAGGCcgaaaaatatattgaaaaatctGTGACAAACCGGAACCTGACAACACCACAAAGCGCTGAGATGCCCAAGGTGAGCAGTACGTTCAGGGACGAGACTGTGCAGTCTGAGCAGGGCCGCAGTGGGTCTCTTCAGGTTGCCCCGGATTGCTGCATTTCAGAGCCAGATTCCACTGAAGATGAAGAATGGAACAACAGGACAGAGCCTTCAAGTTCGGTTCCACTTGGCCATGACGAGGACTCGATGATGCTGACCCTGAAGAACATCCAGCTCATTCCAGAAGCCATCAGCCCTCTCACTAGCCCCATCCGACCTGTGAAGAAGAGCCTGCCTCACTGTTCTGGGAATGCCCAACATGTCAGAAGTCTGAGCAAAG ACTTTTCATCATTAACTGGAGTGAGGAGAATGGATGTGAATAAGGAGAACGAGAAAcctcactgcagctctacacAATTCCCGCCCGCGGACTCTAATCAGACGCTGCCTTCACCTTCTTCCCGTTCCGAAGATGACAACGAACTGGAGGAGGGAGAAATCGTGAGtgacagtgaggaggaggagcccccAGTGATTCCCAGTCCTCAGCTTCGAAAAACCCAGACTGTGACTGCCAGTAAAATGCAGCCCAGCCCAAAGTCTCCAAGACTTGCCAAGAAACAAGCCCAGAAGGCTGCAGCGATTTCACAAGGCCATTctggaatgaaaaacaaaacgacTTCCACACCTAATAACAGCCCCAGTTCAAATAAGAAGCACAAAACTGTTCTGCCTCTTTTGCCCAAAACCGATCCTTCCTCCATATCTGATGTAATGGATATGTTAAAGTTGATTCAGACCCATTTGAGAAAAAAGTACATGAAATTTCATAAGAACCTTCCAAAGAAGTTATTCTCCAGCATTATTGACATGTCTCTCTGTTCTTTTACAGACTTTGTGAATAATGTTAGCTTCAGCAAATTTTGCAGCCTAGAAAGCATTCTGAAACCCAAACTTAATCGCATAATTTCTGTCACTATGAGTAAGATCTCAAATAATGGCATTGTCAATCGCATTTTTGAACAGCAGTCACCTAGCCTGAAGAAGAAGCTATGGACTTTTGTTGAAGAACAGTTTGAATTTTTGTTCAGAGAAATCCAGACAGCATTGACAAGTCTGTGTAATCCAGCAGAAGTAAGGCATTTTTCTAAGACTGAGAACAAAgtagagagaaatagagaaaaaaaggtttccaaGGTGGCAGCTAAACCTCCTGTGACTACGGTGCCAACACTAAAGAAGAAGGCTGCTGAGGTTGATTTGGTGGATGTGTCAGGGGTGCAGAACAAAGTCAAGCCTCCCACTATCACACCACACAGGACTGGCTTGGGCAGTAGGGGAAAAAACCTTAAAATGAACAGGGAGGAAGATGACCAGCCATCAGAAGCACAGGATTTGCCATCTTCTCACTCTCCGTCTAAGACTGCTCTCTCCCATTCTAAGAATTCCTCCTCAGGAGAGAAATCGGCTACCTTTGTTCGCCGGCTGTCCCACAGCTCAGTTCAGGATAAATCAGACTTTGAAATCCTCACTGAACAGCAGGCATCTAGCTTGACTTTTAACTTAGTCACAGACTCTCAGATGGGGGAGATCTTCAAGTGCCTATTACAGGGGTCGGACCTGCTGGAGAACAGCGTGTCTATTGGGGATGCTCACTGCTGGCCCGTGGGCACTCCTCGGAAGGATACTAGCGGTGGAGAGAGTTCGTTAGTGGTGATGACCCCGAACAAGACCACCTTGACCCCCTCAAAAGTAATTGCAACGTGGTCCACAATCTCGCCGTGCAAGCTGTCTTCTCCAAACCCTAAAATGCACATTCCTCTGAACCCAGCAATCCTGGATGAGAGCTGCTTGTTGGAAGTTCCCTCCAGCAGCCTGCCCTTCTGTAAAGAGACGCCGTCGTCCACAGTGCCTTCGCAGAGGTCCTACTCCGTTTTAGCGGAGGATCTGGCGGTCTCCCTCACCATCCCCTCTCCTCTGAAGTCCGACGGCCACCTGAGCTTCCTGCACCCCGAGGGCACAGAGCCCACGTCTGCCCCAGAGAGCGTCATCAGCGCTCATTACAGCGAAGACGCTCTGATGGACGGTGAAGATGCCACGGAGCAGGACATCCACCTGGCCCTGGACTCCGACAACTCCAGCGCAGGTTCGAGCGGCTGCAGGAATTGGGAGgatgcggcggcggcggcagtgcCCACCTTTCAGTTCAAGCCACACTTACCCATGCAGGCGGTGGTCATGGAAAAGTCCAACGACCACTTCATTGTCAGGATCAGGCACACGTCCACCAGCATCGCTACCAGCCCAGACCAGAATGCCACGTCTTCTGAAAAAGAATCCCAAAAGGTGGTGGGAGCCAGAGTGGAATCAATGGGTTCTGCACACTCCATCCCTGACACTTCCCCCAATGGAATTGTCCCTGGGCAATCTCAGAGGCCAGCTTCCTGTGAGAACCCTGAACTCCACCTTCAATGTGAAGTACCCTTGAAAAATTCACTTTCAGGAAGCAGTCCACCAGGGAAAACTGTGAATTGCCCTGACGTGAATGCTGCACATTCTCATGAAGAGCCAGTGGAGCCTCCTCCTACAAACAGTGAGATTGCAGAATCTGCATCACCCTCTGAACTTGTAATCATGGCCGAGGAAGGTGGTGCTTCAAAGAAGTCCTGCGTGATCAGGAAAAAACGGAAGAAGCACCACTCTCAACCGAGGGCGAAGAGAGTCAAAATGGAGCATACCCAAGAGAAGGCGCAcaagcagagaaagaaaaactcatCCAGTGGTTCTAAAAACAAAGGGATTGGGACACCCAGGAAGAAGAGGAATAAAACAAAGTCTCCTCCGCTGTCACCCAATAGCTTGTCTGCCAAGAATGTTATCAGAAAAAAGGGTGAGGTGGTGGTGACATGGACCAG GGATGAAGACCGGGATATTCTTATTGAACTGAAGAAGAAAGGTGCTTCTCCGGACACATTTACTGCTCTTTCAGCCAAGATGAACAAACCCCCAGCTCTg ATTGCTGAGAGATTTTTCCAGCTGATGAAACTTTtcaagaagaaggagaagatggATAGCTGA